The Phlebotomus papatasi isolate M1 chromosome 3, Ppap_2.1, whole genome shotgun sequence genomic sequence CTTTacgtataaataaaaattgtctcggaattgaataataaaagaaaaaattgtacGAATTGCAATAATATTATCAATACTTTGTCAAGTATTCTaattagagttttttttctgaattgtgCTGCGACTTGTTATCAATTTCTAGTATTTCAGGGCTTTTTTAGGTGAAAGAAGAACTTATAAAAGTGACTGAGGATTGAGAACAGAGAACAGTGGACTGGAAGGTATGAGGCTACTTTTAGTATTTGTCTGTTTGGGACTCTTGGCCAGGAGTGCACGTTTGTATCCCATTGGGGAACGAGTGAGGATCAGGAGACAAGATCAGGGTCCGGATATGTCACAGATGCAGCCTTGGATGGAATTAGGGATGAAATACGGAAAACTGAGTAATTTCCAGAGAATtctcattgaaataaaattgtcttTTACAAAAGGTTCTCTGAACATCTTTTCAGCTGCAACGGAAATCCTCATGCCCATGGCCCAGGAAGCAATGGTTATCGCTGGTGAACAATTTGGCCCTGAATCCGGATCCAGTTCCAGTTGTTGAGAAACTTTTTCACTGTGTCAgagaattaaatgaaaatgtcgGGTAACTCTTGATGTATTCAAGTGTGGGTGCTTTGGGGAATTCATAGGTAGTTTCCGGAGGTGGATCACAGAGAATAATTCCCGTAGGTGTCTCCTGGGATTCATGGAGCTTCAAATAGTACGAAGAATATGTGACAGCGGGGACAGGAATGGGATTTTGGGGGATTTCTTCAGTTTCGGGGTAGCTTCCGGGTTTCCGAGAGCCATCAGCACTACCCATCTTATCTACCCCTTCCCTCGGAACAACTTTCTTGCCATCTGTATGCTGCCTGGTATGTCGAATAAGAGCTGACGACTGATTGAATTTATCCCCacaaattttgcaaatgaatGGCTTTTCCCCGGTATGGATGCGAAAGTGACAAGTAAGATTGGAACTACTGGAGAATTCTTTCCCACATTCCGTACACCGATGCCTCTTAATGCCCACATGAACCGTATTTATGTGGAGATTCAAATACGAAGTCTTGGCAAATGCCTTATTGCAAATTTTACATACCCGAGTCTTGACGGAGCTGTGAGTAATTGCATGACTGGCCAGTTCTCCGGAAGATTTGAAGGCTTTCGGACAGGCCAAGCACGCAAAGTCCCTGTCGACGGAATGAGTCCTCTGATGGGCGTAGAGATTGCTGGACGTTGTAAAAAAGCGACTGCAGATTTCACACTGAAATCTCTTCTCCTGGGTATGTGTCCTCATGTGGAGTTGCAGATTTCCGGTTTGAGCgaattttttcttgcaaatgCCACACTCAAAAGGTTTAACTCCCGTGTGAGTTCGCAGATGGGCAGTCAAGTACCCGTGATACTGAAAAGTCTTCCCACACTTGTAGCAAGTCTGCGGCAATTTAATCCCCTGGCCTTTTCTCTTCCTCCTTCCGGGTTTCTGTCCACTTTTCTCCTCTTCAAATTCTGGCATAAGACTAGCTATCGAATAACCATCTCTCTTCATTGGTGTTACTTTGGTTTCTTTCTCAACAATCCCAGATTCTCTCTTTGCATCTTTCCCACTAGAATCCCTTCCCTCCAGGGACTCCCTATCCTTCTGCGAAAGGCATTCCCTCAAATAATAATCAGAGGATTCACACacaattttgaacttgtaaGAATTTTCCAGCCGATACAGGCAGCTGTAACAGATGACACCAGGAAGGCCATCATCCTTGGACACCTGAAACACCGACAATTAGGCACAAATcgaataaaattgcaaaaataaacaAACTCACCTGGATGTTTGCGATTGACTGAAACATTTCCAGCGGAGTTACTCCGAGCCTTCTGCTCGTGGCAAAAATTGATCTCAATTTTCCCTTGTCCTCCAAGCATGAACGACATATTTTCTTAGAACTGGGATGCATTTGCAAACACCACGGGGATTTTAtcaagaagaaaataaattttaacaacaCATGGAGACGATTTTGTTTTGGTTTTGGAGCAAGGGGTTAGCAACCTAAAAGGCATGCTAGCTTGCAAGCATGAATAGACCTTTcacatttgaattgaattttaaacgGTTGCtcattaaatgttaaatgcggttaaatgtttctttttaaaaacacTAAGTTTTAAATTCGAGGCAAAAaatcatgtaggggaaagtcgtctgccttcaaacgaaaaatggagttccaaatttaagatttttttctgaagaatccacaaaatggattttattttctactacaccaaaaaattctcttgttcattcggcgtatatgattacctcatttagcacttgcaagtcctcagtttttccttctgaggaatttaaaaaagtgatgtcgatttgtatgaaggcagctggcatagtctgccttcaaacgcgaggcagctgcctttaaatgttttttttttttttcactgagaatattgaatcaataaaactaaatgggctataaataaataggttgaagcctaacggactcactaaaatcatcactgcagtcaaaagacattaaacaataacttttcttcacatttttctgaagcactgttttgcacatgaaaatttggaagaaaaagccattgaagttgaaaattgtcaacttgaaacatcccggccggagcaagatagcaggttataagtatttgtatgacgttcatcagagaaaagtaggagttcgatttcacatgttttgatgtatggaaagataggatttaaaggcacacgacattagcatttaaaggctgctgcagggtgatatttgcaaatttttgccacccacaaaaattgtgtcatctgaatcaaaatgtattaacagaaatattaaccttctatgtgtcaccacaatggaagatttatttgtaaaatgatttttactatgaaaaatcacatgatttgtggaacatcaaaattacagtttagagctcattttcattttttttgatctagcatctaggaaataggagctaggctctccattttttgatgatttgtgaggatgatggatagctacataatagttaatagaatataatttatgcttttgagaacaacgaaaaaatcgcaacatttgaaggctgctgcatttaaaggcagacgactttcccctagatatgggagactggggcaatatttgccaaaacgaatattttatttttttcacaagttaTCAGTGAATCTGAATGATTTCTATTTAGCATATTCTTAttggaaatttaccgctctacaactttgccaAAGTTATTTTCCTCTAATTCAAAAGGAAATGCACTTTCCGAGCcattttccaaaagatgattttgtggaaattctcaaaacagttggggcaaattttgtcggACGTGgggtattttttgtcaatttcttTCGTTTTGTTACGGGTTCTCGTGAatcaaagaaatattaaattgagatattttgataaaaaatttattcctttataaCTTTATGCAGACGACTTTTTAATATCTATACCAGAAAtgtgtttttaaaattatttttcaaaagctgttttttatcaagaaaattcTCTTCGCCGGCTTAGAAATGGCAGAAGAGCGAATTGGGCGAGTTGAACTAAACTTGCACATAGCCAAAAACAGAGGAAGAAAGGTGGAGGATAGTGTTTTGTGTTTATGGatcttcagaaaaattcaagccttaaaagccttaaaaacacatttgtgatgttgggaatttttccaaaaatcatttaatctCTTCCTGTTGCAATTGTGCTGCCTCAGAAATCATCTGCAGTTTAATCAGAACTGTGACTGG encodes the following:
- the LOC129805503 gene encoding zinc finger protein 846-like isoform X2 — encoded protein: MHPSSKKICRSCLEDKGKLRSIFATSRRLGVTPLEMFQSIANIQVSKDDGLPGVICYSCLYRLENSYKFKIVCESSDYYLRECLSQKDRESLEGRDSSGKDAKRESGIVEKETKVTPMKRDGYSIASLMPEFEEEKSGQKPGRRKRKGQGIKLPQTCYKCGKTFQYHGYLTAHLRTHTGVKPFECGICKKKFAQTGNLQLHMRTHTQEKRFQCEICSRFFTTSSNLYAHQRTHSVDRDFACLACPKAFKSSGELASHAITHSSVKTR
- the LOC129805503 gene encoding zinc finger protein 391-like isoform X1, translating into MHPSSKKICRSCLEDKGKLRSIFATSRRLGVTPLEMFQSIANIQVSKDDGLPGVICYSCLYRLENSYKFKIVCESSDYYLRECLSQKDRESLEGRDSSGKDAKRESGIVEKETKVTPMKRDGYSIASLMPEFEEEKSGQKPGRRKRKGQGIKLPQTCYKCGKTFQYHGYLTAHLRTHTGVKPFECGICKKKFAQTGNLQLHMRTHTQEKRFQCEICSRFFTTSSNLYAHQRTHSVDRDFACLACPKAFKSSGELASHAITHSSVKTRVCKICNKAFAKTSYLNLHINTVHVGIKRHRCTECGKEFSSSSNLTCHFRIHTGEKPFICKICGDKFNQSSALIRHTRQHTDGKKVVPREGVDKMGSADGSRKPGSYPETEEIPQNPIPVPAVTYSSYYLKLHESQETPTGIILCDPPPETTYEFPKAPTLEYIKSYPTFSFNSLTQ